From a single Stigmatopora argus isolate UIUO_Sarg chromosome 4, RoL_Sarg_1.0, whole genome shotgun sequence genomic region:
- the stmn2a gene encoding stathmin-2a isoform X1, translated as MAKTATAYKEKMKELSVLSLICSCFYPEARDKILNELEADIEVKPINKRASGQAFEVILKPVSPVSDVVHNLASSPKRDISLDDIEKKLEAAEERRKYQEIQVLRTLAEKREHERDVLFKALEENNNFSKMAEEKLQMKMEQIKENREAHLAAMMERLQERERHAALVRRNKEMREELTA; from the exons CGTACAAGGAGAAGATGAAGGAGCTCTCCGTCCTCTCGCTCATCTGCTCCTGCTTTTACCCGGAAGCCCGTGACAAGATCCTGAATGAGTTGGAAG CCGACATCGAGGTGAAGCCGATAAACAAGCGAGCTTCCGGGCAAGCGTTTGAGGTGATCCTCAAGCCGGTGTCTCCAGTATCAGATGTTGTCCACAACCTGGCTTCTTCACCCAAGAGGGACATCTCCCTGGACGACATCGAGAAGAAACTGGAGGCGGCCGAAGAACGGAGAAAG tACCAAGAAATACAGGTGCTGAGGACTTTGGCTGAAAAACGAGAGCACGAGAGGGACGTGCTATTCAAAGCCCTGGAGGAGAACAACAACTTCAGCAAGATGGCAGAGGAGAAGCTCCAAATGAAGATGGAGCAGATTAAGGAAAACCGCGAAGCTCATCTCGCAGCCATGATGGAGCGTCTACAAGAAAGG GAGAGACACGCAGCGTTGGTGCGCAGAAACAAAGAAATGAGGGAAGAGCTGACAGCATGA
- the stmn2a gene encoding stathmin-2a isoform X2, with the protein MAKTATAYKEKMKELSVLSLICSCFYPEARDKILNELEAADIEVKPINKRASGQAFEVILKPVSPVSDVVHNLASSPKRDISLDDIEKKLEAAEERRKYQEIQVLRTLAEKREHERDVLFKALEENNNFSKMAEEKLQMKMEQIKENREAHLAAMMERLQERERHAALVRRNKEMREELTA; encoded by the exons CGTACAAGGAGAAGATGAAGGAGCTCTCCGTCCTCTCGCTCATCTGCTCCTGCTTTTACCCGGAAGCCCGTGACAAGATCCTGAATGAGTTGGAAG CAGCCGACATCGAGGTGAAGCCGATAAACAAGCGAGCTTCCGGGCAAGCGTTTGAGGTGATCCTCAAGCCGGTGTCTCCAGTATCAGATGTTGTCCACAACCTGGCTTCTTCACCCAAGAGGGACATCTCCCTGGACGACATCGAGAAGAAACTGGAGGCGGCCGAAGAACGGAGAAAG tACCAAGAAATACAGGTGCTGAGGACTTTGGCTGAAAAACGAGAGCACGAGAGGGACGTGCTATTCAAAGCCCTGGAGGAGAACAACAACTTCAGCAAGATGGCAGAGGAGAAGCTCCAAATGAAGATGGAGCAGATTAAGGAAAACCGCGAAGCTCATCTCGCAGCCATGATGGAGCGTCTACAAGAAAGG GAGAGACACGCAGCGTTGGTGCGCAGAAACAAAGAAATGAGGGAAGAGCTGACAGCATGA